A stretch of Ipomoea triloba cultivar NCNSP0323 chromosome 11, ASM357664v1 DNA encodes these proteins:
- the LOC115996588 gene encoding ABC transporter A family member 11-like — MATELQRGFPLLRQQTTALLKKNILLSLRNKRTTFLHLFSSLFFIALLFGIQKATDYRSRHPSAVSAVPDPQAATNPAIPACEHKLFIKRPCFDFAWSGSSSSRIQAIVAGILANNPGRPIPASKVISFASKDELINWLLQEPMRTPGALHFEEKNATVISYGVLTNSSTYIEVPRQIEDPTFKFRIPLQLAASREIARSLIGDSTFSWNIAFKQFAHPELRRRDDDDYSISNEIEINNFGPIFFYAVCMFAFVFQMSSIVAEKELKLRQAMAVMGLYDTAYWCSWIIWEGFMSLLSSLFIVLFGMAFQLHVFLENSFAFVFLLFFLFQLDMVAFAFLFSNFVRKTSSASSVGFAIFVVGVLTQAFSVLVYTDTKSKHMYQRLLWSLFPPNPFSGGLGLLLAASRHPGNGISQRRQSLCDIDDTYCRPIGYFYQWQIATFFMWLIVAIYVNNIWTNSTGVKKPYFYFLNPSYWTGKGEYKSEENGKCCGSSSSPPNDRFAANDEGVLEEESRVKQQAKEDNVDPNVAVQLRGLFKTYPKKIKLRCRSCCFCCYCCVCRTRKAYTAVKSLWLNFEKDQLFCLLGPNGAGKTTVINCLTGITSVTHGDAMVYGNSVRTSAGLSNIRKQIGVCSQYDTLWDKLSAKEHLELFASIKGLPQTSNKSEATNLLAQVKLEDVGKVRASSYSGGMKRRLSLAIALIGNPRLLILDEPTTGMDPVTRRHIWNVIESAKHGRSIILTTHSMEEADILADRIGIMAKGRLRCIGNATTLKSRFGAGFITKVSLDKGEDDDNTIEDHNKHHLAVKEFFKMHLDVMPKEEDPSSLTFVIPHEQERQLEEFFKEMENRKSDFGIQNVQIGLSTLEEVFLSIAQKAELDSATAEGNVKTLTLPSGTSIQVHLGAKYVEIPGSVSPDNPRGLMVEVYWEQDDNGNLCISGHSNETPMPSNFRRTPTGLVP, encoded by the exons ATGGCGACGGAATTGCAGAGAGGGTTTCCTCTTCTGAGACAGCAAACCACAGCCCTGCTGAAGAAGAACATCCTTCTATCCTTGAGAAACAAGAGAACCACCTTCCTTCATCTCTTCTCCTCCCTCTTCTTCATTGCTCTCTTGTTCGGAATCCAAAAGGCCACCGATTACCGTTCCAGGCACCCCTCCGCCGTCTCCGCCGTCCCCGATCCTCAAGCCGCCACTAACCCCGCTATTCCCGCCTGCGAGCACAAGCTCTTCATCAAACGCCCGTGTTTCGATTTCGCCTGGAGCGGCAGCAGCAGTTCCAGGATTCAGGCCATCGTCGCCGGAATCCTTGCAAACAATCCCGGCCGCCCAATTCCGGCGAGTAAG GTTATATCATTTGCAAGCAAAGATGAGTTGATTAATTGGCTTCTACAAGAACCAATGCGTACCCCGGGAGCTCTTCATTTTGAGGAAAAGAATGCAACAGTGATAAGCTATGGTGTTCTAACAAATTCATCAACTTATATTGAAGTCCCAAGGCAGATTGAAGATCCCACTTTCAAGTTCAGAATTCCTCTCCAACTAGCTGCATCAAGAGAAATTGCTAGATCTTTAATTGGAG ATTCAACTTTCAGCTGGAACATCGCATTCAAGCAATTTGCACATCCTGAATTGAGAAGGCGCGACGACGACGATTATTCCATCTCTaatgaaatagaaattaataattttggcCCCATTTTTTTCTATGCGGTTTGCATGTTTGCTTTTGTGTTTCAGATGAGCTCCATTGTTGCGGAGAAAGAACTAAAACTTCGTCAG GCAATGGCTGTGATGGGCCTCTATGACACTGCTTACTGGTGCTCTTGGATTATATGGGAAGGATTTATGTCGTTGCTTTCATCACTCTTCATAGTTCTTTTTGGGATGGCTTTTCAACTACACGTTTTCTTGGAAAACAGCTTTGCCTTTGTGTTTTTGCTGTTCTTTCTTTTCCAGTTGGACATG GTTGCTTTTGCATTCCTCTTCTCAAACTTTGTCCGGAAGACCTCGTCAGCATCATCTGTTGGTTTTGCTATATTTGTTGTTGGTGTTCTAACCCAG GCTTTCTCAGTGCTTGTATACACTGATACGAAATCGAAGCATATGTATCAAAGACTACTCTGGTCACTTTTTCCACCAAACCCTTTCTCTGGAGGCCTTGGTTTGTTATTGGCAGCTTCACGACATCCTGGGAATGGGATCAGCCAGAGGAGGCAATCTTTATGTGATATAGATGACACCTATTGCCGCCCAATT GGCTATTTTTATCAATGGCAGATAGCAACATTCTTCATGTGGCTAATTGTGGCAATTTATGTCAACAATATCTGGACCAATTCTACAGGGGTAAAGAAACCATATTTTTACTTTCTAAATCCCAGTTACTGGACAGGCAAGGGTGAATATAAGTCAGAAG AAAATGGCAAGTGTTGTGGATCCAGTTCTTCGCCACCGAATGATCGCTTCGCTGCAAATGATGAGGGTGTTCTCGAGGAGGAGAGTCGAGTGAAGCAGCAGGCAAAGGAGGACAATGTTGATCCTAATGTTGCTGTTCAGCTACGCGGTCTGTTCAAAACTTATCCCAAGAAAATAAAGCTAAGGTGCCGCTCTTGCTGCTTTTGTTGCTATTGCTGTGTATGCAGGACGAGAAAAGCGTACACTGCTGTGAAG AGCTTATGGCTAAACTTTGAGAAGGATCAATTGTTCTGTCTCCTCGGGCCGAATGGTGCAGGAAAGACTACTGTAATTAATTGCTTGACTGGCATTACTTCTGTGACTCATGGAGATG CTATGGTTTATGGGAATTCTGTTAGAACCTCTGCTGGTCTTTCAAACATTCGGAAACAAATTGGAGTCTGCTCTCAG TATGACACACTTTGGGATAAACTGTCTGCAAAGGAGCACCTCGAGCTCTTCGCTAGCATCAAAGGATTGCCTCAAACTTCAAACAAATCT GAGGCAACAAACTTACTGGCTCAAGTAAAGCTCGAGGATGTTGGGAAAGTAAGAGCGAGTAGCTACAGCGGAGGGATGAAACGACGCCTTAGTTTAGCCATTGCATTGATTGGCAATCCGAGGCTTCTGATATTAGATGAACCT ACAACTGGAATGGATCCTGTAACCCGGAGACATATCTGGAATGTGATCGAGTCTGCGAAGCATGGGCGTTCGATTATTTTGACAACACATTCAATGGAGGAAGCTGACATTTTAGCAGATCGGATTGGGATCATGGCGAAGGGGAGGCTTCGTTGCATAGGAAACGCGACCACGCTCAAGTCTCGATTTGGAGCTGGTTTTATCACTAAAGTCAGCTTAGACAAAGGAGAAGATGATGACAATACCATAGAGGATCACAACAAGCACCATTTGGCTGTGAAGGAATTTTTCAAAATG CACTTGGATGTGATGCCAAAGGAGGAGGATCCATCGTCCTTGACTTTTGTTATCCCTCATGAGCAGGAGAGGCAACTAGAA GAATTTTTCAAAGAGATGGAGAATAGAAAATCAGATTTTGGCATACAAAATGTTCAGATTGGGCTGTCTACACTGGAAGAAGTTTTCTTGAGTATTGCTCAGAAGGCAGAGTTAGACAGTGCAACAGCTGAAGGAAATGTCAAGACATTGACTTTACCTTCTGGAACTTCAATCCAA GTTCATTTAGGGGCAAAATATGTTGAGATTCCTGGTTCTGTGTCGCCCGACAACCCGCGAGGGCTCATGGTTGAGGTGTATTGGGAACAGGATGACAATGGCAACCTCTGCATCTCTGGGCATTCTAATGAGACTCCGATGCCGTCGAACTTTCGTAGAACGCCCACTGGATTGGTTCCATAG